One window of Chryseobacterium sp. JJR-5R genomic DNA carries:
- a CDS encoding TssN family type VI secretion system protein, whose protein sequence is MEISSVKGIFLRYILMPLFAVIMMVILSAIRRSQPAIKIRTIIIYVLLCSLCLAIPGISGFTGNLFNPYWYLIAQIVYLILGIIHVNLSDRYFKKHFTSLTKSILFESVLTITCIGFGGYLFYLIFNLMSNSTGYPVMAATSIFIFAVPLVFHYCYIQLISIPVDIYKTWRYSPEQRLPDFEGADFDRLMVLNVELSKNLEDANRFRIKAKTLPTGITFGDWFYRVVDDYNHKNPNSIIHLSDQVREPYYWIFYTKKSFFSFRKYIDFDQDITQNSISENDVVICKRVIQHEEEGIKRPQSTTV, encoded by the coding sequence ATGGAAATTTCTTCAGTAAAAGGAATCTTTTTAAGGTATATTCTAATGCCTTTATTTGCGGTAATCATGATGGTTATTTTAAGTGCCATCAGGAGAAGTCAGCCCGCTATCAAGATCAGGACCATTATTATTTACGTTCTGCTCTGCAGTTTGTGCCTTGCCATTCCGGGGATTTCCGGCTTTACAGGAAATCTTTTCAACCCTTACTGGTACCTGATCGCACAGATTGTCTATCTTATTCTTGGGATTATCCATGTCAATTTATCAGACAGGTATTTTAAGAAGCATTTTACATCACTTACCAAAAGTATCCTGTTTGAATCTGTTCTTACGATTACGTGCATCGGTTTCGGAGGCTACCTATTTTACCTGATTTTCAATCTGATGAGTAACAGTACTGGATATCCGGTCATGGCCGCAACCAGTATTTTTATCTTTGCGGTCCCTCTGGTTTTCCATTACTGCTATATCCAGTTAATCAGTATCCCTGTGGATATTTACAAGACCTGGAGGTATTCTCCGGAACAGAGGCTGCCCGATTTTGAAGGTGCTGATTTTGACCGTCTGATGGTACTGAACGTAGAATTGAGTAAAAACCTGGAAGACGCAAACCGGTTCAGGATCAAAGCCAAGACTTTACCCACAGGGATAACGTTCGGGGACTGGTTTTACCGTGTTGTGGATGATTACAACCATAAAAACCCGAATTCCATTATCCATCTTTCAGATCAGGTCAGAGAGCCTTATTACTGGATCTTTTATACCAAGAAATCATTTTTCAGCTTCAGGAAATATATAGATTTCGATCAGGATATTACCCAGAACAGCATTTCAGAAAATGATGTGGTTATCTGCAAGAGGGTAATCCAGCATGAAGAGGAAGGAATAAAAAGACCGCAATCAACCACTGTTTAA
- a CDS encoding type VI secretion system baseplate subunit TssG yields the protein MYENNIVDMHYNKLQTDFKAEAVAVNLLKYHRAVSNIFIDRIGINDRAYLKDIKSISSSYLGFDEEVFTIDTYREGIYDYLPEGIFHPPSLGASRKNVETVVREIRKQKRVEEDARKFFKPFELEIFFTEISALIKESDFDISSDTDALLNTVSELWPLIKMMDKQNAYIFIYILPFFHQIRGDKKWFERCMSAFLQIPVNVTFSPNVIERVEEHDDSMLLGNSRLGVTYIPSGSHMDGQRNWVVNIGPIPYGEMKKYIKGNVFRKVLQAMYDYFLPVNVEVEENFITEKQEYSFALDNDERNASRLGYSTFL from the coding sequence ATGTATGAGAATAATATTGTAGACATGCATTACAATAAGCTGCAGACAGACTTCAAGGCTGAAGCTGTTGCCGTTAACCTTTTAAAATACCACAGAGCCGTAAGCAATATTTTTATTGACCGGATCGGAATCAATGACCGGGCCTATTTAAAAGATATCAAAAGTATTTCGAGCAGTTACCTGGGTTTTGACGAGGAAGTCTTTACGATAGACACATACCGGGAAGGAATTTATGATTATCTCCCGGAAGGAATTTTCCACCCGCCGTCACTGGGAGCTTCAAGAAAGAATGTAGAAACCGTTGTCCGCGAGATCAGGAAGCAGAAAAGGGTAGAAGAGGATGCCCGGAAATTTTTCAAGCCTTTTGAGTTGGAAATATTCTTTACTGAAATCAGCGCCCTGATTAAGGAATCTGATTTTGATATCTCAAGCGATACGGATGCCTTGCTGAATACCGTTAGTGAGCTGTGGCCTCTGATCAAGATGATGGATAAGCAGAATGCTTATATTTTCATTTATATCCTGCCTTTTTTCCATCAGATACGGGGGGATAAAAAATGGTTTGAACGGTGCATGAGCGCTTTCCTGCAAATTCCGGTAAATGTCACGTTCTCACCGAATGTCATAGAACGGGTGGAAGAGCATGACGACTCTATGCTGCTGGGAAATTCCAGGCTGGGTGTCACTTACATCCCGAGCGGAAGCCATATGGACGGACAGAGAAACTGGGTGGTGAATATCGGCCCGATTCCTTACGGGGAAATGAAAAAATACATTAAGGGAAATGTATTCCGGAAAGTGCTGCAGGCTATGTATGATTATTTTCTGCCCGTAAATGTGGAAGTGGAAGAAAATTTCATCACCGAAAAGCAGGAATATTCTTTTGCCCTTGATAATGACGAAAGAAATGCAAGCCGGCTCGGTTACTCTACATTCCTGTAA
- a CDS encoding S1/P1 nuclease — MKSMYSKILVLAFVASSLYSYAWGLTGHRIIAEIAENHLSGKARREIKKIMGQERLAYWANWPDFIKSDTTGAWKQASAWHYVNIDPQTDFKIFEEKLKAQAGPSLYTQVNTLSSQIKDVKTSEKDRKIALIFLIHIMGDLSQPMHVGRAEDLGGNKINVTYFGEKTNLHSVWDGKLVDSQKYSYTEYAKLLDIKSGDEVKQIQKGTLEDWLFDSHKIANRIYAQTPNDSKLAYDYQYRFNETMERQLLYGGLRLAKLLNDLY, encoded by the coding sequence ATGAAAAGTATGTATTCTAAAATTCTGGTGCTGGCTTTTGTGGCATCTTCCCTGTATTCTTATGCATGGGGTCTTACCGGACACAGAATTATCGCGGAAATCGCAGAGAACCATCTTTCCGGAAAGGCAAGAAGGGAAATCAAAAAAATCATGGGACAGGAACGTCTGGCATATTGGGCCAACTGGCCGGATTTTATTAAATCTGATACTACAGGGGCATGGAAACAGGCTTCAGCATGGCATTATGTGAACATCGATCCGCAGACTGATTTTAAAATTTTTGAAGAAAAGCTGAAAGCACAGGCCGGCCCGAGTTTATATACGCAGGTGAATACCCTGTCCAGCCAGATCAAAGATGTGAAAACGTCTGAAAAAGACAGGAAAATCGCCCTGATTTTCCTTATCCATATTATGGGAGACCTTTCCCAGCCGATGCATGTAGGAAGGGCTGAAGATTTAGGCGGGAATAAAATCAATGTTACATACTTCGGGGAAAAGACCAATTTACACTCGGTTTGGGACGGTAAACTGGTGGACTCGCAAAAATACAGTTATACCGAATATGCTAAACTGCTGGATATAAAATCTGGTGACGAAGTAAAACAGATCCAGAAAGGGACACTGGAAGACTGGCTGTTTGATTCCCATAAAATTGCGAACAGGATCTATGCACAGACTCCAAATGATTCAAAACTGGCTTACGATTACCAGTACAGATTTAATGAAACCATGGAAAGGCAGCTTCTGTACGGAGGCCTGAGACTGGCGAAATTGCTAAATGACCTGTATTGA
- a CDS encoding RNA polymerase sigma factor RpoD/SigA → MRQLKITKQVTNRETASLDKYLQEIGKVELITADEEVDLAQRIRAGDRAALEKLIKANLRFVVSVSKQYQNQGLSLPDLINEGNLGLMKAAKRYDETRGFKFISYAVWWIRQSILQALAEQSRIVRLPLNKIGSINKINKAYAHLEQENERPPSPEELAEVLDMSEEDIKESMKNSGRHLSMDAPLVEGEDSNLYDVLRSGESPSPDKDLMLESLQIEIERALNTLTPREADLVRLYFGLNGKHPMTLEEIGETFDLTRERVRQIKEKAIKRLKHNTRSKILKSYLGK, encoded by the coding sequence ATGAGACAATTAAAAATCACTAAGCAGGTAACCAACAGGGAAACTGCTTCATTAGACAAGTATTTGCAGGAAATTGGTAAAGTGGAACTGATTACTGCGGACGAAGAGGTAGATTTGGCACAGAGGATCCGTGCCGGGGACAGAGCAGCATTGGAAAAACTGATCAAAGCCAACCTTCGTTTCGTGGTTTCCGTATCCAAACAGTACCAAAATCAGGGTCTTTCTTTGCCGGATTTAATTAATGAAGGTAATTTAGGACTGATGAAGGCAGCAAAAAGGTATGATGAAACTAGAGGTTTCAAATTTATCTCTTATGCGGTTTGGTGGATTCGTCAGTCGATTTTACAGGCTTTGGCAGAACAGTCCAGAATTGTAAGGTTGCCGTTGAATAAGATCGGTTCTATCAATAAGATCAATAAAGCGTATGCCCACCTTGAACAAGAAAATGAAAGACCGCCTTCTCCGGAAGAGCTGGCTGAAGTTCTTGACATGAGTGAAGAAGACATCAAGGAATCCATGAAAAACTCTGGAAGGCATTTGTCCATGGATGCACCTTTGGTAGAAGGTGAAGATTCTAACCTTTATGATGTACTGCGCTCCGGAGAATCTCCAAGCCCGGATAAAGACCTGATGCTTGAATCCCTTCAGATTGAAATTGAAAGGGCATTGAACACTCTGACACCGAGGGAAGCTGACCTGGTAAGATTGTATTTCGGACTAAACGGAAAACACCCGATGACGCTGGAAGAAATCGGTGAAACTTTCGACCTGACAAGAGAGAGAGTCCGCCAGATCAAAGAAAAAGCGATCAAAAGGCTGAAGCACAATACCCGAAGCAAGATTTTGAAATCTTATTTAGGTAAATAA